One part of the Oenanthe melanoleuca isolate GR-GAL-2019-014 unplaced genomic scaffold, OMel1.0 S107, whole genome shotgun sequence genome encodes these proteins:
- the LOC130266621 gene encoding E3 ubiquitin-protein ligase NEDD4-like → PGFFIRPFYKMMLGKPITLKDMESVDSEYYNSLKWILENDPTELDLTFCIDEENFGQTYQVDLKPNGSEIMVTNENKREYIDLVIQWRFVNRVQKEMNAFLEGFTELLPIDPIKIFDENELELLMCGLGGVDVSGWRQHTIYKNGYCPNHPVIRWFWKAVLLMDAEKRIRLLQFVTGTSRVPMNGAGQGRDRAVPEGRAREEPG, encoded by the exons CCAGGCTTCTTCATCAGACCTTTCTACAAGATGATGCTGGGGAAGCCCATAACCCTGAAGGACATGGAGTCAGTG GATAGTGAATACTACAACTCTCTGAAGTGGATCCTGGAAAATGACCCCACCGAGCTGGATCTCACGTTTTGCATAGATGAGGAAAACTTTGGGCAG ACATATCAAGTGGACCTGAAGCCCAACGGGTCCGAAATCATggtaacaaatgaaaacaagcgGGAATACATTGA cctggTCATCCAGTGGCGATTTGTCAACagagtgcagaaagaaatgaatgcCTTTCTGGAG GGATTCACAGAACTGCTTCCTATCGACCCGATTAaaatttttgatgaaaatgagCTGGAG TTACTGATGTGTGGCCTTGGTGGCGTGGATGTCAGCGGCTGGAGACAACACACCATCTACAAAAATGGTTACTGCCCAAACCACCCTGTTATCCGGTGGTTCTGGAAG gctgtgctgctgatggacGCTGAGAAGCGGATCcggctgctgcagtttgtgacCGGGACGTCCCGCGTGCCCATGAACGGGGCAGGACAGGGGCGGGACCGGGCAGTCCCAGAAGGCAGAGCCCGGGAGGAACCGGGATGa